The following is a genomic window from Bombina bombina isolate aBomBom1 chromosome 3, aBomBom1.pri, whole genome shotgun sequence.
gaagaaacaacacaagtcgattcgtatgagattctgctaaatgtaaagactgagcaagtaccaagatatcgtccaaataaggaaataccacaataccctgttctctgattacagacagcagggcaccgagaacctttgtaaaaattcttggagctgtagctaggccaaacggcagagccacaaactggtaatgcttgtccagaaacgagaatctcaggaactgataatgatctggatgaatcggaatatgcagatatgcatcctgtaaatctattgtggacatataattcccttgctgaacaaaaggtaagatagtccttacagttaccatcttgaacgttggtatccttacataacgattcaatatttttagatccagaactggtctgaaagaattctccttctttggtacaatgaagagatttgaataaaaccccatcccctgttccggaactggaactggcataattactccagtcaactctagatctgaaacacatttcagaaatgcttgagcttttactggatttactgggacacgggaaagaaaaaatctctttgcaggaggtctcaacttgaaaccaattctgtacccttctgaaacaatgctctgaatccaaagattgtgaacagaattgattcaaatttccttgaaaaaacgtaacctgccccctaccagctgagctggaatgagggccgcaccttcatgtggacttagaagcaggctttgcctttctagctggcttggatttattccagactggagatggtctccaaactgaaactgctcctgaggatgaaggatcaggcttttgttctttgttgaaacgaaaggaacgaaaacgattattagccctgtttttacctttagattttttatcctgtggtaaaaaagttcctttcccaccagtaacagttgaaataatggaatccaactgagaaccaaataatttgttaccctggaaagaaatggaaagtaaagttgatttagaagccatatcagcattccaagttttaagccataaagctcttctagctaaaatagctagagacataaacctgacatcaactctgataatatcaaaaatggcatcacagataaaattattagcatgctgaagaagaataataatatcatgagaatcacaatgtgttacttgttgcgctaaagtttccaaccaaaaagttgaagctgcagcaacatcagccaaagatatagcaggtctaagaagattacctgaacacagataagcttttcttagaaaggactcaattttcctatctagaggatccttaaacgaagtaccatctgacgtaggaatagtagtacgtttagcaagggtagaaatagccccatcaactttagggatcttgtcccaaaattctaatctgtcagacggcacaggatataattgcttaaaacgtttagaaggagtaaatgaattacccaaattatcccattctttggaaatcactgcagaaatagcattaggaacaggaaaaacttctggaataaccacaggagctttaaataccttatctaaacgtttagaattagtatcaagaggaccagaatcctctatttctaaagcaattagtacttctttaagtaaagaacgaataaattctattttaaataaatatgaagatttatcagcatcaacctctgagacagaatcctctgaaccagaggaatcatcagaatcagaatgatgatgttcatttaaaaattcatctgtagggagagaagttttaaaagattttttacgtttactagaaggagaaataacagacatagccttctttatggattcagaaacaaaatctcttatattatcaggaacattctgcaccttagatgttgaaggaactgcaacaggcaatggtactttactaaaggaaatattatctgctttaacaagtttgtcatgacaatcaatacaaacaacagctggaggaatagctaccaaaagtttacagcagatacacttagctttggtagattcagcacttgacagcgattttcctgtagtatcttctgactcagatgcaacgtgagacatcttgcaatatgtaagagaaaaaacaacatatatataaagcaaaattgatcaaattccttaaatgacagtttcaggaatgggaaaaaatgccaaagaacaagcttctagcaaccagaagcaataaaaaatgagacttaaataatgtggagacaaaagtgacgcccatattttttcgcgccaaataagacacccacattatttggcgcctaaatgctttttggcgccaaaaatgacgccacatccggaacgccgacatttttggcgcaaaataacgtcaaaaaatgacgcaacttccggcgacacgtatgacgccggaaacggaaatagaatttttgcgccaaaaaagtccgcgccaagaatgacgcaataaaatgaagcattttcagcccccgcgagcctaacagcccacagggaaaaagtcaaattttaaggtaagaaaaatgttaaattaaaatgcattatcccaaatatgaaactgactgtctgaaaataaggaaagttgaacattctgagtcaaggcaaataaatgtttgaatacatatatttagaactttataaacaaagtgcccaaccatagctaggagtgtcacagaaaataagacttacttaccccaggacactcatctacatatagcagatagccaaaccagtactgaaacgagaatcagcagaggtaatggtatatataagagtatatcgtcgatctgaaaagggaggtaagagatgaatctctacgaccgataacagagaacctatgaaatagaccccttagaaggagatcactgcattcaaataggcaatactctcctcacatccctctgacattcactgcacgctgagaggaaaaccgggctccaacttgctgcggagcgcatatcaacgtagaatctagcacaaacttacttcaccacctccatcggaggcaaagtttgtaaaactgaattgtgggtgtggtgaggggtgtatttatgggcattttgaggttttacgtcactagctcatggactcttgctaattacatgaaagaaattgataaataggagtaaattagaaagctgcttaaaattgcctgctctatctgcagcaaaaaagaaaaaatgtggatttcatatccctttaacttctcacAGCCTTTTGTCTTTGTCTCTAGATTTCTGTATTGTTGGTTTATCCTTCTGCTCTAAGTGTGCTCTTCTTTCGTGCTTGATCTTCTGTAAATGGCCTAGACTTGACAATCCTGGTATTTCTTCTTGTGTTTGGCTAAGGATTCTTTTCCTAGTAGCTGTTCTTTGGATTCCAGAAAGATATCAACTTCTTAAACTGCTTCTAGTGTATAACCAAGTCTTTTTTTCCTATTGCTGTTGTTTGGTTTGGCTTATACTTCTTAAACTTTTTCCAgtgtatgattaaagggacagtcaacacccatgaaaactttaacccataccttagatcaacaaaaaaaaatgagcctgcaccgcatcccatcttcaataacactaacgttaggtggctaatcttcaatgaacatttagttaacagcggcagatatggccgccaaactcctccccctgttacgtaggagACTTCTTCTCTAAGTGTTCAGCCAATGAGAAacaaatcctcggctagattctttagccgcgttcacagaaacactgttctatttctaatagcgagcgtactacaattatatagcgcatgctcattagaaatagaacagtgtccctgtgaacgagtatttatttaaaacaagaagggtatggaggaggagggggaggagttatctgccgctgttaactaaatgtttattgaagattagccacctaacgttagtgttattgaagatgggatgcggtgcaggctcatttttttgttgttgatctaaggtatgggttaaagttttcatgggtgttgactgtccctttaaagggacactcaagtgaaaattaaactttcacgattcagatagagcatgcaaagttaacaactttccaatttacttccattaacaaaatgtgcacagtgtttttatatttacactttttgagtcaccagctccttctgagcatgtgcaagaattcacagaataaacgtatgtgcatttgtgattggctgatggctgtcacatgatacagggggagtggatctAGAcacaactttaaaatttgtcagaaaaaatctactactcatttgaagttcagactaagtgctattgccttgtctttttatcatgcattagttgattatgcaaatctactgtatttactggttcgaTTGCTTTGGCTACTTTACTGGAATTGACAGTGACcagtattatcaggtatttatctACAGATATCTTATGCCAATATGCTGTATAAAAAAGCCTCATCTTGTAATGAAATGGAACTCAACAAAGAATCAAAGTCTTACCTAGAGGAACTACCTCTTtaattttttgggttcaatgaATTGATAttttggtcattaaagggacagtctagtcaaaaataaactttcatgattcagatagggcatgtcattttaaacaactttccaatttacttttatcatcaaatgtgctttgttctcttggtattcttagttgaaagctaaacctaggtaggctcatatgataatttctaagtccttgatggccgcctcttatcgcatgcttttttatttgcttttcacaacagggaagagctagttcatgtaaaccatatcgataacattgtgctcacgcctgtggattgtggcagacactgcactaattggctaaaatgcaagtcaatagataataaataaaaagtaatttgatcagggggctgagaagatgcttagatacaaggtaatcacagaggtaaaaagtacattaatataactgtgttggttatgcaaaactgggcaatgggtaataaagggattatctatcttttaaaacaataacaattctggtgtagactgttccttttaaacatttaaaacaactaCACCCAGAATGTAGAGTAGTGCCTTCAGGTAgatgtttaaaaggacataaaacccaaactttctATTTCCTTACTCAAAtagaacaatttacttctattatcaaattttctttgttttcttattattctttgctgaaaagcatggaggaacgttcaggagtgtgcacgtgtttgcagcattttatggcagcaattttgcaacaatgttgtacattagcaagaacactagatggcagcactatttcctgttatgtagtgcaccagacatatgcacaatacctatctagatatctcttccacaaagaataaccTGAATGAAGAATGAAACAACTTTGATACATAGAAACTATTTTTAAaacttattctctatctgaatcatgaaataaacattttgggtttcatgttcctttaaggggtgAGTAATAGATACCCACTTTATTCAGTTTCCCTGTAGCCCCTCAAGTTAAAAACAAAGGTACATATGTGATCATACAATTATATTCTCCACTACAATTATGGTCTCAAATAGAAGACAAGTGAGCTGGGTAGGTACTGAATTGACACTACGCACACTGCACACCAACTTCACAAGCAAATAGAATCTAAGTCACTACAGTGTGGATATGTACAGTAtactttataatactaaaaatactACCATTagtattcttaaagagacagtaaagtcaaaattaaacttaattgattggatagagggtgacattttaaacaactctccactactctacttctattataaatttggcTTAGTTTTCATGGTAGcctttgctaaagagtaatcctaggtaagctcaggagcgtgcatgtgtctttagccatcttgcagcagtgtttgcaacattgttatagcAATAGACTTCTATAGAAACAACTAAGCACCAATCAACCTACCTgtgtttagtcttcaacaaaggatacctagaaatcaaaacacatttgataatagaagttaatgggaaagttgtttaaaatggcatgctctatccaatcaatttaaattttgactttactgcccccccgaacaaaaataacaataaatctaaaaaaatactaaataacaaaacaaccaatattaatattgattttatacatatttatttaattttttccaaAATCATTATCACCAAAACCACGACCATATATGGGGCAATTTGCTAACCGTTCTTAAAAGGGGGTACATATAATAAGATAACGTGTATCACCCCTGAAGGTTTGTCTTTATGAATTTTCCCCCCTCCACCCGAGTATGAAAttcagggcctgatgatctaaagctcgctgGCATGAAGagaaaatcacacaaaatctttaggttttttttaagcattagggccagattaggagtggagcagtatttatcgtTCCTGCGCTAACTtcactaaaagtaaactttttgtgtgcgttgggtagcgctcatattacaagttgaaagtaaaacgtttttgttcGCATGCTAACCCcatgcgcacaaaaagctgaatttagaatTTTGCAACAGAGTTAACATATtcctctatagaagtcaatggagcaaaaaagtggaagaaaaacaccctactcgagcgcaaacccgatcacatattctcaagagcactaacccgacatgaaaatattaatattttacagtttaatgttcttaacatagcagaatatgttctctatatgaatatatataggtatagatatatacagatatatatatatataggaatatctatttaaaaatatttagaacatattctgctatgtgcagaacattctaatatgaaatatttacagtaaatacatagttaaaaccattattacatatgaatattgtataaatatgctttttcatgttttcatctacttgactgcaaagggctccaatgcacttaaatacatatgtacacatatatcgataaatatatataagtgtttgtgttaatatgtctgtaactacatatacacacatataaatacatatgtacaagcatacataacttttttgtgcaatcatttttttaaatattttttattagatagtcttattatgtgtttaactgtaccttttaatgtatttttttatgtgttttgggacacttttATGTTGCGCtatacagttaactagagctctgaggttgcactatctCGAAGCACGTTAAATTAAATCGCGCTCAGGTgattacgtttactttcaacttgtaatatgagcgctacatgcGACGTACGCAAACACAAAAacatgcgtaactgttagcgcccaACTCATAATCTGGACCTATATTGTAATCTGTGTGTCTCTCCATATTCAGAACCCTGTAtaacaagataaacagctctcaagctaaaatttgcgtTTATAAATTTGTTAAAAGGACcatacagtactgacaagactttctAGATATTCTCACTAGAGCGGAGAGACCATCAGGTCCTAAGAATTATCTCTATCATTCAGCCTTGCTCCCCTTACGTTACTTGCTACAGTAGGTAAAACACTGCCGCGCTGGTCCCGCTTCCTTCCCTTTCTGACTGAGGGCGTGTCACTTCCACTCTTTACCGCATAAGTATTATGTGTATACAACAACCTATTTACTACAACTTTTCTATGAAAAGTAAAGGGTATCAAATATTTGCTGCCAGTGGCAAATGTGACGGCAGGGACGCCTTCAGAGAATCTTGATATTGTATATTGCAATTCCCTGAAATACTTAACTAAGAGTTTGGTAGTTTGTTTGCCTTGTCACTACATCATTCCTCACACAAGAGATTCACTTCATTTTCAGTTTTTACCTAAATCACCAAAGCCGCAATAGTTGGATTTAAGCCCACAGATGTGCCACCAACTGCTGCTGTGAAGTTCATCGGTGCTGGGACGGCAGCATGTATAGCCGACCTGTTCACCTTCCCACTGGACACTGCGCTCCAGATCCAAGGAGAGACCAAAGCTCCAGTCAACATGAAGGCTGCCCAGTACACGGGAGTCTTCAGCACGATCTCTACAATGGTGAAGACTGAGGGTCCAAAAAGCCTGTATAATGGTTTGGTTGCCGGTTTGCAGCGACAGATGAGCTTTTCCTCCATCCGTATTGGACTGTATTACTCTGGAGGTGGCTCAGCCTAAGGATGAGGTAAAGGTGAGATTCCCGGTTCAGGCTAATGTTTCCAGGGCCAAAAGATTACAAACGGACCATGGATGCATACAAAACTATTGCATGAGAGGAAGGCATGCTTGGCCTCTGGAAAGGTGCCACACCCAACATAACCCGAAATGCAATAGTTAACTGCACTGAGCTGGTGACTTATGACCTGATCAAGGACACGTTGCTGAAATCCAACCTTATGACTGATGACCTTTCTTGCCATTTCACCGCTGCTTTTGGAGCCGGATTCTGCACCACAGTGATTGCCTCCCCAGTTAATGTAGTGAAGATAAGATACATGAACTCTGCCATGGGCCAGTACAAGAGCTCCCTGAACTGTGCACTCACCATGTTTAAAAAGAAGGGGCCCTTAGCATTCTACAAAGGATTCATGCCTTCATTCTTGAGGCTAGGTTCTTGGAATGTGGTTATGTTTGTTACCTACGAACGGCTTAAGAGGGCTATGATATCTGCCAAATTGTCATAGGAAGCTCCATTTTGAACGTGAGTGACTGCCCATTCTTCTGTCCTTGCATCTAGAATTTATAAGCACCTGTATACCTCCTGTAAaggtttttagttttaaaaaaataaataaatatatataaataggacCGATTTAATGAGCAAACAACTCTGCTGCATTTATTAACCAACtggcaaaatttaagccaatataagggccattatagtcaaataAATTACACTCTCTAATCCGTTAAGGCTATCAACCCTGCcgtgtgtgtttaacccctacaat
Proteins encoded in this region:
- the LOC128651456 gene encoding mitochondrial uncoupling protein 2-like codes for the protein MPAIVGFKPTDVPPTAAVKFIGAGTAACIADLFTFPLDTALQIQGETKAPVNMKAAQYTGVFSTISTMVKTEGPKSLYNGLVAGLQRQMSFSSIRIGLYYSGEEGMLGLWKGATPNITRNAIVNCTELVTYDLIKDTLLKSNLMTDDLSCHFTAAFGAGFCTTVIASPVNVVKIRYMNSAMGQYKSSLNCALTMFKKKGPLAFYKGFMPSFLRLGSWNVVMFVTYERLKRAMISAKLS